A window of the Brassica napus cultivar Da-Ae chromosome A2, Da-Ae, whole genome shotgun sequence genome harbors these coding sequences:
- the LOC106396767 gene encoding ribonuclease 3-like protein 1 — protein MEEDQKTTSRRRSIIISLKDIPPLDPSSIPPTHSSLKPRTMMVPGTVPKQRYQEMRLEEDNVKSSFSNIQIDPNSTRSVSTTQENHPVLKPVEDAKSISKDESKKGSAKSLLHEMCISKRWKPPVYDCCNVDGPCHMRLFTYKVVVEIRDSSGTTVLECFGDPKHKKKAAAEHAAEGALWYLDHVKPKQTKAASVTHHHLLR, from the exons atggaggAGGATCAGAAAACCACATCAAGAAGAAGATCTATCATCATCAGTCTCAAAGACATTCCTCCTTTGGATCCTTCTTCTATCCCCCCAACACACTCCTCTCtg AAGCCAAGAACAATGATGGTGCCAGGTACTGTGCCAAAGCAGAGATACCAAGAGATGAGGCTTGAAGAAGACAATGTCAAGTCTTCCTTCTCTAACATTCAGATCGATCCTAATAGCACAAGAAGCGTTAGCACCACACAAGAGAATCACCCTGTTCTCAAACCTGTAGAAGATGCCAAATCAATATCTAAAG ATGAATCTAAGAAAGGTTCAGCAAAATCATTGTTACACGAAATGTGTATTTCCAAGAGATGGAAACCTCCTGTTTATGATTGCTGTAATGTTGATGGACCTTGTCATATGAGATT GTTTACATATAAAGTTGTGGTTGAGATTAGAGATTCTTCAGGAACAACTGTTTTGGAATGTTTTGGTGATCCCaaacacaagaagaaagctgctGCTGAGCATGCAGCTGAAGGAGCGCTCTGGTATCTTGACCATGTAAAGCCAAAGCAGACAAAAGCTGCATCAGTAACTCATCATCATCTACTCAGATGA